One window of Pirellulales bacterium genomic DNA carries:
- a CDS encoding helix-turn-helix domain-containing protein, protein MPSTNDYLLVNEAADLLGVSPNTIRNWGRDGKIAEYRHPVNNYRLFSRSELEHIRKKLNSPSRRRPKPR, encoded by the coding sequence GTGCCTTCAACCAACGATTACCTATTGGTCAACGAGGCCGCCGACCTACTCGGCGTATCACCGAACACAATCCGCAATTGGGGCCGCGACGGCAAAATCGCCGAGTACCGGCACCCAGTCAACAACTATCGGCTCTTCAGTCGGAGTGAACTGGAGCATATCCGCAAGAAGCTCAACTCGCCGTCCCGGCGAAGACCGAAGCCACGCTGA